The segment CGCTACGACCTCGCGGCTTTCACTCGCTTTACTGTCGATGATGCCCTTTACCAAGGTATACTTATCGGTAGGCGACGACCTGGCCAATACTCGTAATTTTGGCCACACCTTATCGAGTAGATGCTGTTGCACCTCGCCATGGTTGTCTCTAATCCTGCGATTAAACTCTTTACCCTCGAGAATGAGGAAGTCCTCGTTCGGCTTGAGAATACCACACTTAAGCGCGATGGATCGCGCGGTATTTATATTGTCACCCGTCACCATGCGCACGGTGATGCCGGCCTTTTGGCATTTCCTAATTGCGTCCGGTACTTCGGGACGCACCGGATCTTCGATACCGACGATGCACAAGCAGGTGAGATTGTTCACTAGATTATCTTCGTCGTCCCAATTGGGCTCGTTGTCGATGTGAACTTGATTGATCTCTGCCTTGCCAGGAACAAAGTCGCGATAAGCGATGGAAATGGTGCGTAGTCCGTTGCATGCCATGGGTTCGATCACGTTCTTTACTAAACGCTCTTGCATCTCTCTGGTAAACGTCTCCAGATGACCTTCGCGACCATATATAAAGGCACAtctgcaataaaatttattcaaatccttttcaatcaaattgaaaaagaaatttatattatttccaaGTAATATCAATCTAATGGTttctcaattttcaaaaaaatttggaGAAATTTAAACAAACGGTAAAATTTTCACACAGCTCAAAAAGATTGTTGATATTTTACTCTCAAATATTTCGGAGACTCGAAATTCTGTCACGAAAGCTtcaaattggaaaaaaaaaaaaaaaaaaaaaaaaaatgaaatgaaagaaaCGAGTGGAATTACAAGAttcagtaaattttaatatgtttgaataaaagaataaactaTACGTACTTCTTCATGATGATCTCGGAAGCGCCCTTGGTGAAGAGCCTATATCCACCGCCCTTCCTGGGAATGACGGTAGACATGCTCTTTCTTACGCTATTAAACGTATACACCCGCGTAAAGGTTTCCTCAGGATAATCGTCCCGCACGGTTTGATATTTCTTGCCCAGGGCTAATACGAATCCAAGTAAGGCACATTCGGTTTTGTTGCCGACCTGCAACGACAATTCGCTAGGGTCCTGCGACTCCATTATTCGCGACGTGTACGCCGAATTGATGGAGATGGCCTGTATGATCAGTTCGCCGATATGGCTCGGTAAGTCCGAGAAATTCGGCGTAGTTTTGCACATCTTCTCGCATATGTACGACTGTACCACGGTCATGCGGTTCGTAGTCAAGGTGCCGGTCTTGTCCGAGCAAATGGCGGTGGCGTTACCCATAGTCTCGCAGGCATCCAAGTGACGTACCAGATTGTTGTCCTTCATCATTTTCTgtacagagagaaaaatggattaaaaacgaattttttctttttttaaattgacgaCAAAATCTTTGTAGAATTTTACCTTGACGGAGTAAGCGAGCGACAAGGTGACGGCTAGCGGAAGACCCTCGGGTACGGCGACTACGAGCACCGTAACACCGATGATCAGATGCCGCACCAGATCATTGGCGTACGTGTTTCGCCACGGCCTGCCCTCGATGACGAAGGTCGTCACGCAGAACTGTATGATTAAAATGACGACGGTGAGCACCGCGATGGTCGAGCCGGCGTAACCGATCTGTATGGCGAGTTTAGTTAGCTTGGCTTGCAGAACACTCTTCTCCTTCTTCCCGCTGGTCTCCGCGGCGCTCGCGGGCGCGGCCGCGTGATGATTCTCGCCACCCTCGTGCTTACCGCCGCCTCCGCTTCCGGTCACGTGACTGTTCCCGGTAATCTCTACCGTTTCATCTCCTTGAGTTTTATCACGTCAATATTAGACTGCATCCTTCACCGTTACATATCGCCGATCGAGGCTCAATCGACCCGAGCGATCGCATCCCGAGCAAAATCTTGATCGTACCAAGGATTTGCTGATCGATCGCAATTTGAGATAACACTGATTGAATCTCGATCGTTACACTTAAaacgagtatatatatatatgtatgtatatcaattaTCTCAAAAgcattctaataaaaatactggATGCTACTCGAGAGTTGGTGGATAGTCAAAAGTTTTAATGAAAGATGATTGAGATTAATGTGGAAGACACAATAAGTTACATATGTTAGAAAAACACATTAAAACCATGGGTGTTTATATCATTACTAGAATGCAGAAAACAAGAAGCTATATGCAAGAACGAGGTAGCCGCTAATGCGTGtcaaatgcatatataaaccACTGCCAATAGAACACGCAAAGATCAATAGGGAACACGTAAGCGTggataatgtaattttgtttcttttcttacGCTCTCGGCACATGATGTAGCGTTTGATGTATCAAGAGAATGCATTCCTTAAACAAATCGTTTAACGTCCAATCTCACCGCTCCCGCatcttgattttaaattaatgtcattTCTTTGCTACATCGAGGTCCGAGAGTATACCCTTAAACCATATTCGacgagacaaaaaaaaaaaaaaaaaaaaaaaaaagaaaaagaaaaagaaattaaactttttaatcaaatgtcattaaagatagagagagagagagagagagagagagagagagagagagagagagagagaaagagagtgcgataaaaagaaatattcctTTGGAGATACGCaacattaatgtaaaattcatagatataattaatcaaagtaATTACACAAGAAAAATTTCCGAACGAAATGtagaagaaatgaaaaagtGAGATGAAGTGaaagataaagattaaaaaactgAATGCTGTCTTGAGGACTCAAAACgttcaattaatttcttggCCTCGATGGCCACGAAtctatgtgtataatatatgcataattatatatatgtatatatatatatgtatatcaagataatataaaaacaataagaaaaaatatataaatatatatatatattatttagaattttattcacCTGGTAATGACTTCTTCTTCCGCTGCTTTTTAGCctctagataaaaaaatacatgcaaaatgaaattgattagcaatctatttaaaaaatatatatgccaATGGTATAATAGTCGCgtcaataaaagaatttacatttgtgattataatttttttcatttttcactgATTTTCGCAAAAGGGTACTTAACACTAACAAATGAAATAGGTAGATAGATAGGTACAGCCCAGAAGGTTAAACATAAAGAAGCAACTATTGCTTCTATGATATAGGAACAAAATCTTACTAGTATAATTGTAAGAGTGCATAAAAGTACATTCCTGTTTGAATaacttatcaataaaatagtttACCTTCTAGGTTGTGTAATAACGAAAGATTTACAGAGGGATATGGATCAAGGACAggatttatgatattttgatatgatttttttataaaatgtcctAAAAATGACGTACTTTTCCTGAGCTATTAAtacattgattaaattaaaaaacgcaatacattatttaatattgaatgagacaaagagagagagagagagagaggaagagagttCAAAGATTCTGGTGGTAAATGttgtaatttgaaatatgtataactatatataaatgacaattattttcttcttttagaAATGTAATCGTGTAAACTAAATTTTagagtttaataatattagaatatattatatatgtttaatattcatataaaagtttaaaagtttCGGTTTTTGATTCAAAAAGTACATGACTTTTGAgacactttttataaaaattattttgaaaaagtttatataacgataataattttaatcttgaaattttcaagtacaaaatttcatatacacatatcagacaaagataaaaaaaaaaaaaaaacatatagcAAAAACATTTATAGCTAGAAAAGGACAGAAACACAAATGATTTACAAAcgcaagaaatataaaataatagcatcttaacaaaattatattaataaaggcAGTATCCTTGATGAACAATGTAAatggatttttaatttttcaggaTAATTcgcgaatatataaatataatacataactggtaaatattattttgatattcagtacaacgtatataatgtattcatAGTGTAAACAAGTAAGccggaaaaaaaatctttattaatacaatggGAATTGCCATAAAATAATGCGCCCTATAATGCTGTATCATGGCAGTTTtatgtagaatattttctaaaaatatacatgaaaagtGTCTATTCTGAAAACATTGACAAATTGAAATACAAATCTTCTACAATCAATTAGTTAatgagttaataaaaataaaaaatccaatGTTGGCAAATGCAATGtcgagaatataaaatacagggaatgaaaaaaaaatggctgttgtaaaattcataataaaaaaaaaatgatcacaCCAATTCACGTCAAAACCATGCGTCCACTGCGATTCGTCTACACTCATTTTGAAACATTCGTAAATGTCATGCGGGAATATGGTAGAGAATACCAACAACTTCTATTACAAGGCACAAATTGCCATAAAATCTATTTGCTACTATAAACATATCGTAATGCATCCATGTACCGAatcttcaataaaatttttagagtaGAGTTTGCGCTAAATGATTCAGAAGTTGCTAGTAGAGATAGTAGAGATAGGTATACTAAATCATTAGAGTGAAAAGAGATATGTGGGATATCAATCTCAAAAGTAATCTGATAAAACATAATAGAACTTTCAGAGaaaaacatgtatatgtactgtatatgtgtatatatatatatatatatatatatatatataaacaaaaattacacattACTCTAAGAATTTAGTAACCTTTGTATAAATGTGCAATCATTCAaagcgatcgatcgatcgatcgatcggcAATAACGATTATACGTAcctttcttcattttcttgATTTCTTGCTCCTGTTGATCAACAGCAGCACCCAATAAGGTAAAGATAATACCCGCTTGGGAGTTAACACCTACTGCAGTAACTAACATTTTTCCGGAACCCTCCATCACATGTGTACCTTTTCAACAATACAGTAACATTCAAGATAGTCTTCTGTCGCGTAAAAATCCTTTAAACATTTTgagacttttttttacaataaaaaaattatccaaaaTAATGACTGTTACAATTCAATTCAAGCAAGGCTATCTCACCTGAAAGTACCATAGGATCAAACGATTCCCCTTTCTTTACATGATCTGACTCTCCAGTCAGACTGGATTCATCCACTTTGAGATCGTTGCTTTGTATAAGAATACCGTCTGCAGGCAACAGGTCTCCATATTTTATCTGTATTGTCAAACagctaatttaatataaattttacttttgctttctatgttaatattaacaattctaGCGTACATGTCCCATGTTaacaaattgtattatatatttaaaaagtgtatttaaaaaacttatatacccTAATCCTCTAAATAGcgttaaaagttttaattaatactgttGCATATATACCTGACAAATGTCACCAACAACAATATCAGACACGGAAACTTGTTTCACTTCTCCTTGCCGTATAACCGAGAACTTGTGCTCTCCCTCTATCCGACTCTGAAGACCTCTAAACTGTCTCTCCTTGGAGTAGTCGTTAAACGCCGTCACTAAGACCACCACAATTACAGAAATCAATATAGCGAGTCCTTCAATCCAACCATATTTCGCTTCGTCCTCATCTACTAAagctggaaataaaaaatacattattcaaCATCTTTTGGAAACCtttcttcaaaattcaagttgacaaaatttatctttatgtgCTTTGTGTCGAAAGATTTTAATACACAGAAATATCAAACATCAAGTTGACAACCCAACAAATGGCAATCACTCATAAAGATAAAGTACACAATATCACATCATAAATACTTACGTTTTTCATCATCAGCTGGATGATAAAAGCTAAGACCTAATGAAACCAATGCTGCTACTTCTAAGATGATTAACGTGACATCTTGCAATGCTTCCCATACTAactgtaaaaatgtttttggtGGTTTTGGAGGTATCATATTGGAACCAAATGTATCTCGCCTATGTTGTATGTCTGCTACTGACCCACTAAGACCTGTATAGATAATAAGaatcatgatatatataaatatccctTGTaccattttctttttatatgaaaaatattctttatatgtaatttttttccccTTTCCATATTGTAATTCAAAATTTGGATACGTTAGAAGCAACATTCATACCTTCATTGGGTGAAGTATACAGCTTTTTACAAATCTCCTGCACACCACCGTAGCTATTGACTTTGTTGACACCTTCGCGCCCCCGCAGCTCCATGAGCTCGCGGAGTTGCTTAAGCGTGACACCATATTGGGCCGGCCGGCCGTCTATCGTCGCCATGATATCTCTGTCGCCTCTGTTGGCCGAAGCCAACTACTGTTACGCTTCCACAAGGCTACACAGCTCGTATTATTCTCTGGCGTCGCTGCTCCACTGGCCTCCAAACGAATGGAGGACCAACGGCTGAAAGATAACAGAAAGAGATCGTTTAGTGGTAAAGTTTGCAAACTGTCACAagttttaaatgcaaatatataatagttttatgttAGATTTATACACTAGTTGTgttgcaatttttatcaacgCAACGTGTCGCCattattgtcattataatGGTCACCTGTTGtctaatgaaaaatacacCTAATGGAAAATAAATCAACAGATTTGAGGGAAAGAATGAAATCATCAAGATCACCGTGCGACTAAGGTGTGTAGCACGCATTGTCGGATGACAGTCGCGCGGGGTATAGCTACACGAGACAGCCCCTCTCGATCGGAGGGGCTCCGGACTCCGGAATTGAAATGCGGACGAAATCGATATCGGCGCAACCGCGTGTCACGATACGAAACAAATATCCGACGATAACGATGACAAGGTAGGGCACGCGGGCTCTCGTTCACGTCGCTTATGCAACGCGATTATTGATTCCGGGGATGTGCAGCGACGTCGAAAGGAGCAACATCGCTCCGCCGTGCTGGTTTCTAccacacgcgcgcacacacacacacacacgcacgcacacatacatatatatatatatatatatatatatatatatatatgtataacataccATGTCGACCCTACCGCGGCGCTTCGCGTTAAATGTCAAACTCCTTTAACCCGGCGCCCGAGCAAACGGCTCTCCGGTCGTCCGTGTGTCATGGAGAGAGTCTCTAGGTCGAAGCGATCGAAGCGAGAGATCACGACGCGTCGAATCCGTGATTGGTTGacctcgagagagagagagagagagagagagaggggggggagagagagggggagagagagagagagagagagagagagagagagttcacTCGGTCCCGTCCTCCGTCAAAGGGTAAAGAATGCACGAGCTGGAGCGCCGCCCGAAGATTGAGGTTATAGGCGCCAAGCAGCGACAGCGGGCGGCGGGCGGCTTCGGCCGCTCGTCTGACTCTGACGGTCTGACGTCTGACAGCGGCGTGAACATTCCCGCGGAACTCGCGGCTCGCGGGAACAGGGTGAAGTCGGCAACGGGCGAGGAGAGTTTTACCCGAAATCCGAAACTCGGACGGCAACCGCTCCGAGCTCCGACTCGGACGAATGGAAAATAACACGACGCTACGGACTGTCACTCGCGCTCGCTCGATAAAAGAATACAAACACGGTGCTCTAAAAATAACTACGCGCTTCGAGCAACGGacagaaagggagaaagataGACAGACAGGCAAACGTCTTTACCTCCCGACGATTTTCTTTTCGTCCTACGCACGAAAAGCAACGTATTTCGGTGAAAATAATGTGGATTCGACGTAACCACTAGGCTCGCACTACATTCCCGTCGAAACTTGGCAATTCTCCGTTGTCAGCGAATGACGTacaagagaggaagagagagagagagagaaagggagagagagagagaaattttatcgCTATGTAGGTAGACAGACGATCCGGCAAGGTGCGAATACGAGGCTAGGTTCTCGATAGCCATGAAAAAGCGAGTGTTAAGTGAAATGAGCCATTAGCAAAGTGATAATCAATTTGTGTTGCCCTCTAGTAGAGCGCGAGCGTaactcttttctctctctctctctctctctctgcctcccccttccttccttccttccttccttccttccttcctctccttctttcgctctctttctctctctctctttctctgatcCCTTTTTTATCTCGCGTGAATGATGGATTCATtcattttaaacttattacattttagGTCTATTACTTtctaaattgcattttttcattacttaCTACTTACTgcatttaaaaagagaaacagatatatatatgtatgttcaagttttgaaaatagaaatactaatatgaaaaaattccaTTTACAGTATTTTTgccttctatttttttccgtCAAAGCGTTAACATATTAGACATTTgttattacatgtattatgTAACATACATTatgttatacgtatataaagaTATGAGTAAGCTTTtagcagaaaaaaatagaatatacatatatatatatacataaaaattataaattattgtaattggtgaaaaacctgctaatggcagatttTTGAGATTATTTGGAGACGATTCTTCCTcggattgaaaaaaaaggcgcttttcgcaaactaaaaactttttggagttaaaaaattatcaaaactatattctttaaataatttcagatagagtttattctagtagaattttaatttaaggcttaattacaaagatacataaaaacaaaaattggaaacttgcaaaaaatgacgACATCcgtcgatattttcgctgaggaaaaatcgactccaaatgatctctCTAGAATCTGACATTAACAGGTTTTTCACTAATtacaggacaccctgtatatatatatatatatatatatatatatatacagggtgtcctgtaATTAGTGAAAAACCTGTTAATGTCAGATTCTAGagagatcatttggagtcgatttttggagtcgatatatatatatatatatatatatatatatatatatatatatatatatatataaagaaaatggttcgaaaaaaattaataccacGATGAAGAAAGAAGCGACCTAAATACGCATCGAGatacatagaaatataatCTGTTCGATAAGAGctcttttctccttctttACGATATAAAAGCTCGACAAGATAATCGGAGACATCGAGACGCCGGGCGTCGTCAACGTCGCGACGCCACGCGACGAAACGAAACGCGTTTCCGCTCGGGGAATAATTCCGCGCGCAGCTTAACTCACTCGCGGTTTACGTAATTTTCATCCCCGACACGCGCGCTATTTTCAACCAATGGTAATAATCAACGGCGGTCGCGCGGGCGACCGACCGGTTACGATCGCGCGCGACTTCCTTTTACGACATCATCGCCGAGGCGGTTTTAAGCACTTTCGCCATCACGCAAAATACGTGCATGATGTCCCAATTATAATACGCGACGTTAAATGACTAAGAATAGTGGGCGAGCAAAACACAACGTGGAAATAACGAATGTAAAAGTTGAGAcgtctgtaaaaaaaattctttgaaaattctctgattttcCAGGCATTTTTGTtcgaaattttagaataaaatatatattttaaatatataaatataaaaaatatgtaaatatattttaaatatataattttaataaaaagaattgttttttttaaatttttaatgtttttacaatttaactttttaaaataaagtttttttattgcgtTTTTTAAATGCTCATACGAAGGAAGAACATGGAGCTTCAAGTGCTTTTGCAAATGTACTGAAAGAAACTAGATAGTTTTTTAagctaacattttttataacattttttatttttttatcgctagaaattacaataaaaaacatgcatattcaatattttttttccgctaaaaattacaataaaaaatatacacattcaatattttttaaagacatttaatatataaacacagagatatatttttataatatattttaaatacataactCGTAATtagcttattatatatacattgttgattgtttacaataaaagtaaaattatcaaggaaagaattttataaaaaattcccgaaatttcaaaaatttaataaaaattttttgcttcagaaacaaaaaaattcttgagAATTCTATAGAGTAGTGTTTTCCAGGGAGTAAACCCTCTTACCTATAATAACGCGAGAAGATacgtcaaaattattaaaatttctatcgcTCTATTATACACATGAATGACGCACAATAATtcgagggggggggggggagggagagagaaaaaacttCTTACATATCGATCCAACCGACAAATTACGTAAGCAGAGGTAATTTTCCGTTTGCGGCCGCtactttatttgttattattaaaatgtacagTGTTAAGCATTTGGCATGCGCGCATAATTGCATTTCGTCGCGTGCGTTTAAGTCGCTAGGGCGAATTTTATACCGCGATCTGgcgatttgaaatatttccaaaaaGTCTCCCTTGTCTCGTCGTGTTCGTTTCGCAAAAGcgcgaaattataatatttcttctttctcgcTTGGATTCACGATAATTATCGAAGCCAATCGTTGaaaatatcgtttattttaGTGAATCGATCAACCGATTAATCATCGCGCAGTCTTTCCCTTTGCGCTGTACAATAAAAATcgcaaattaaatatcttgcgtgagaaatttatgtatttttaatcacCTACACACGGTACACGTTTTCACTCAttcatgttaaattaattgaataaatttcgaGTGATTCAATATCCAAATGACTCAAACTCCTCGCGTATTCAATGATTCCGACAACTATCCAACTGTCCCAAGGCACAGTCTACAACGTCTGACACAATGCTATAAATACGAACGGCGATCACGGAATCCTGCGATCGCGAGAGAAAACGAAGGTTGCCGGGCTATTACATACTTTCGCGTGGATTACGTGTCGCGATGATGACATTATATGTGAAGGAACGCAGGTACTGGTTGTTGTTGAAACTCACTCTTTCACGAGTGACCGCGGCCACGGGAGCGTATCGTCATTAATACGCTATATACCGGAGGTCGTATAAATACAGGTAGAGGTGGAGTCACCGCGAAATGATGTCACCGCTTACGCACGTTCATCGAATTAGAACCCAGGCGCGATTTTATTATCCGCTTAAGCGTGGCTCTTAACTAAACGAATTTAATCACTTTTGCATGAGTCGCTGTCATTATTCACCCACGTATGTATCACCGTCACGTAACATTAATATaccgtttctttttattaactaCTGCCCGTCGCTGCTAATTGTAAGACAAGAAATGTCCTTCGTCTAACGTCTACGATCAGTAAACAGCCAAATATTCGAACGTTCGCGGCCGAAGCTCTCGGTGCTCCGAAAGTTCAAAGTttcatgaatattaataagaaaaaaaaaaaggtcaaACATACGCGAAGAATTATGACCCAGATTCATACGTTCACCTAGTTTATTCATCAAAgctaatttatcatttttttttgcaccataaattgttatataaattattaaggaTATAAGATAGAAATTATCAAGTTATTGCGTGCAAAatttgagatttaaaaaacacccgaaatattttgcaaagaaattttgttaaatcgATTTGACAATGATAGGAAAAATTTATGTGAGAACAATAGTTGTCTGTAATCtccactcaaaaaaatattttgctaatgtagattagatgtttcaattaaaatttatcgctactttttgtacctgttagaatattgtttatcACGTAttgaatttatagcagcaatattctagcgatacctctagaaaatttagattccattgccaaatattaattatacaaggGCAAacataattgtccttgacaataggtcTTAAAGATGGGCATCAcagacaaattttctgtctaaattacactaatggtacagatataaattctgcctctgtcatttaaattgattaagtgcaaaatatatgcggtATCAgagtatttgttaataatttatctgcttcagttaattttttacatctagaaaatttttcttgaataagTTGCAAGATCAGTTTTATAAGTGTCAAtcttataatatgtacataaatttcttttcttgtaaaaattaattataaaaaatataaatatatatttatattatttataattattttttacaagaaaggAAATTTAATTCACTATTTACGTCGGTATCATGTCCATAatgtatgattttaatattggaATAGAAATTATCTCATCAAAaagcttataaatataaatctatcatTAGTCGATTAATCACTcgattgtcaaaaaaaaaaaaaaaaaaaaaaaaaaaaaaatgatgaggCAAGCAGAACGCATTCCACGAACGCACAGAATAAACAGTAACATGTCACTAATCAACTAATCGCCGGACATGCTCGCGACGCGATTTATCGCGATTCTCTAGAAGAAATCAGCGAGTGAGTGATTCATGAATCGCAAAGAGCATCCTACGCAGAATACAGCTCTCATGCGCGCATTCTTGACATTCTGACATGTcacgcacatatacatatacggcCATCGTCTCTCTTCGGTATCGCCGTTCTCTTATCAAAATCCGAGAAGGCTCTAATGTTCACGAGACACGCTATAATATCGGCGCCGAGGAATGTCGGTGTTTAATGAAGGGAAAAGggcatgtaaataaatatttacggcGCCCCTCTTTAAGCGCCGACTCGCTGGTGAAATCGATATAAACGACATTAAACCGCGTCTCGACTAACATTCATTCGCATTCGCGATACGATCGTTAAAGCGAACAACAATATCGTCATGGATGAcgcatatatttgtttaacacTTTCACCGCCACGCTTACATACATACGTCTGACACGCGTCTGATTCATATGTAAGGAAACAGATCGTTTATTGTAATGAAACAACACGGCGTGATGTATTAAACTCCAAATTTATAGCGTCTCATTTAACAAATGGATAGCGAAGAATAATTTCTTCTTATCGATTCACAGTAATAAATCGCTTAAGGAAAAAGTCATTTTCGTCTTGTAATCGTCTCCTTTCAAATTGTCGAACACGTGTTTCAATCTATTACTTGCGGGCtgtattacttaaaaaatcacTCTCTTAATGGAATATTTCAGCATTTTCgaagaaaaatggaaaataaaaattgacgagGAAAATCGAAAAGGACAGAAAGATTGATAGGAATGACTAACAATGTCggccaattattaaaaattgtcaa is part of the Anoplolepis gracilipes chromosome 2, ASM4749672v1, whole genome shotgun sequence genome and harbors:
- the Pmca gene encoding plasma membrane calcium-transporting ATPase 2 isoform X5, whose protein sequence is MATIDGRPAQYGVTLKQLRELMELRGREGVNKVNSYGGVQEICKKLYTSPNEGLSGSVADIQHRRDTFGSNMIPPKPPKTFLQLVWEALQDVTLIILEVAALVSLGLSFYHPADDEKPLVDEDEAKYGWIEGLAILISVIVVVLVTAFNDYSKERQFRGLQSRIEGEHKFSVIRQGEVKQVSVSDIVVGDICQIKYGDLLPADGILIQSNDLKVDESSLTGESDHVKKGESFDPMVLSGTHVMEGSGKMLVTAVGVNSQAGIIFTLLGAAVDQQEQEIKKMKKEAKKQRKKKSLPGDETVEITGNSHVTGSGGGGKHEGGENHHAAAPASAAETSGKKEKSVLQAKLTKLAIQIGYAGSTIAVLTVVILIIQFCVTTFVIEGRPWRNTYANDLVRHLIIGVTVLVVAVPEGLPLAVTLSLAYSVKKMMKDNNLVRHLDACETMGNATAICSDKTGTLTTNRMTVVQSYICEKMCKTTPNFSDLPSHIGELIIQAISINSAYTSRIMESQDPSELSLQVGNKTECALLGFVLALGKKYQTVRDDYPEETFTRVYTFNSVRKSMSTVIPRKGGGYRLFTKGASEIIMKKCAFIYGREGHLETFTREMQERLVKNVIEPMACNGLRTISIAYRDFVPGKAEINQVHIDNEPNWDDEDNLVNNLTCLCIVGIEDPVRPEVPDAIRKCQKAGITVRMVTGDNINTARSIALKCGILKPNEDFLILEGKEFNRRIRDNHGEVQQHLLDKVWPKLRVLARSSPTDKYTLVKGIIDSKASESREVVAVTGDGTNDGPALKKADVGFAMGIAGTDVAKEASDIILTDDNFSSIVKAVMWGRNVYDSIAKFLQFQLTVNVVAVIVAFIGACAVQDSPLKAVQMLWVNLIMDTLASLALATEMPTPDLLLRRPYGRTKPLISRTMMKNILGQALYQLSVIFVLLFAGDLMLDIDTGRGVAAAGGGPTQHFTVIFNTFVMMTLFNEFNARKIHGQRNVFQGIFTNPIFYSIWIGTCFSQVVIIQYGKMAFSTRALTLDQWLWCLFFGIGTLIWGQIVTTIPTRRIPKILSWGRGQPDDIGAINLGDEKFDPDSDKKPRAGQILWIRGLTRLQTQTSNRTLVQNVSVTGRSPSQDYYMIRVVNAFRQGLDTRYGEHSSTTLAEVLRKQSSLSKRLSQTSSIEYADNIPDELTIPEIDVERLSSHSHTETAV
- the Pmca gene encoding plasma membrane calcium-transporting ATPase 3 isoform X11, which codes for MATIDGRPAQYGVTLKQLRELMELRGREGVNKVNSYGGVQEICKKLYTSPNEGLSGSVADIQHRRDTFGSNMIPPKPPKTFLQLVWEALQDVTLIILEVAALVSLGLSFYHPADDEKPLVDEDEAKYGWIEGLAILISVIVVVLVTAFNDYSKERQFRGLQSRIEGEHKFSVIRQGEVKQVSVSDIVVGDICQIKYGDLLPADGILIQSNDLKVDESSLTGESDHVKKGESFDPMVLSGTHVMEGSGKMLVTAVGVNSQAGIIFTLLGAAVDQQEQEIKKMKKEAKKQRKKKSLPGDETVEITGNSHVTGSGGGGKHEGGENHHAAAPASAAETSGKKEKSVLQAKLTKLAIQIGYAGSTIAVLTVVILIIQFCVTTFVIEGRPWRNTYANDLVRHLIIGVTVLVVAVPEGLPLAVTLSLAYSVKKMMKDNNLVRHLDACETMGNATAICSDKTGTLTTNRMTVVQSYICEKMCKTTPNFSDLPSHIGELIIQAISINSAYTSRIMESQDPSELSLQVGNKTECALLGFVLALGKKYQTVRDDYPEETFTRVYTFNSVRKSMSTVIPRKGGGYRLFTKGASEIIMKKCAFIYGREGHLETFTREMQERLVKNVIEPMACNGLRTISIAYRDFVPGKAEINQVHIDNEPNWDDEDNLVNNLTCLCIVGIEDPVRPEVPDAIRKCQKAGITVRMVTGDNINTARSIALKCGILKPNEDFLILEGKEFNRRIRDNHGEVQQHLLDKVWPKLRVLARSSPTDKYTLVKGIIDSKASESREVVAVTGDGTNDGPALKKADVGFAMGIAGTDVAKEASDIILTDDNFSSIVKAVMWGRNVYDSIAKFLQFQLTVNVVAVIVAFIGACAVQDSPLKAVQMLWVNLIMDTLASLALATEMPTPDLLLRRPYGRTKPLISRTMMKNILGQALYQLSVIFVLLFAGDLMLDIDTGRGVAAAGGGPTQHFTVIFNTFVMMTLFNEFNARKIHGQRNVFQGIFTNPIFYSIWIGTCFSQVVIIQYGKMAFSTRALTLDQWLWCLFFGIGTLIWGQIVTTIPTRRIPKILSWGRGQPDDIGAINLGDEKFDPDSDKKPRAGQILWIRGLTRLQTQTLDEDRWNVVHITLPINHSIFW